A stretch of DNA from Sporolituus thermophilus DSM 23256:
AAAGGTGTACTTTTTCATCATGCCTTCATTAGTCAACATGCTTTCCCGTACAAAAGCGATGGCATCGCCACAGGCAAGCTCAGTCGGCAGAACTAAAAGGTCAAGCCCCAAGGCGGTGCGGACCGCATTGTGACCGGCCAGCGTGCCGGTAATGATGGCCTCGGTATGACCGACCAAAAGCCCTGCTTTTTCCCCGCCGGCAAACACGTTCGCCAAACCTTCCACTTTCAAGGCGTTGTCGCGGGGCAGCATGCCGATGTAGCGCATCGAATTGCCAATGGAGCCAGCATACGGATCTTCGAAACGGGCATTTTCAAAGCCGGGAATCTGGCGCAACATGTCAAGCGGATAGTACGAACTCATCAATTTGGCATGGCCAGTGTCAAGCAAGACGATATTGTCGTTAAACTCCGGCAGCGCATATTGTTGACAGGCTTTTTGCGTCAATGTGGCAGCGCCCTTGCGCAGATTGGCGGGAATAGGAATGATGGCAACGCCGGTAGTATCGAGTTTTGCGACGATGTCTTTGGCTAACGAGTCTTTGTGCAGTTTGCAGGAACCGCTCATCGCCCCGAACGACCCGTCAGGTTTCTTGCCAATCTTTTCGGTGACACCGGCCTTGGCTGCAATCGACAGACGGGGCCCGAAAGTCGGGCAGCGGAATATACACATCACGCAGCCATTGCCGTATTTCATGCAGTTGCCTTGCGGACCAGCCGTACCTGAGGCATCGACGAACGCGTCACCCGCTGCCTTGATTTCCCGTTTGCTGAGGAAATCTTCAGCAATTACTTCGGTAATGGCGTCTCCGCTTTTGACGATATCTTTTACCCGTGTGTGGAGGTGAATGGTAACGCCTGCGGCAAGCAGCGCCTGCCGCACGGCCGGTTCGATTTTCGCTACATCGTAAAGTGTAGCATGCTTGTGTCCTGGAAACTCAATATTTCGGTGGCGAGCCATTTGGTCGGCAATTTGGAACAAATCGCCGCCGCCCATGGCAATGAGTTCTTCTGTCGCCGTAAATCGTCCGTTGTTGCGCATGATGCCGCCAACCAATCCTGTGCCCAGCAGCATATCGGTGCGTTCAAAAAGTTCAACCTCAGCGCCAGCTTTGCGTG
This window harbors:
- a CDS encoding FAD-dependent oxidoreductase, producing MTKKVVVVGGGWAGSAAALAARKAGAEVELFERTDMLLGTGLVGGIMRNNGRFTATEELIAMGGGDLFQIADQMARHRNIEFPGHKHATLYDVAKIEPAVRQALLAAGVTIHLHTRVKDIVKSGDAITEVIAEDFLSKREIKAAGDAFVDASGTAGPQGNCMKYGNGCVMCIFRCPTFGPRLSIAAKAGVTEKIGKKPDGSFGAMSGSCKLHKDSLAKDIVAKLDTTGVAIIPIPANLRKGAATLTQKACQQYALPEFNDNIVLLDTGHAKLMSSYYPLDMLRQIPGFENARFEDPYAGSIGNSMRYIGMLPRDNALKVEGLANVFAGGEKAGLLVGHTEAIITGTLAGHNAVRTALGLDLLVLPTELACGDAIAFVRESMLTNEGMMKKYTFSGSVYFERMKRLRLYTTDVKAIKDRVAKAGMTGVFSKALH